In the genome of Sphingopyxis sp. YF1, the window ACCGCTGGTCAGCGCCTCGACCAGCCTCGCCTGATCGACCAGTTCGCCGCGCGCGGTGTTCACGAGGATCGCCCCCTTCTTCATCGCGAAGGGATCGATGCTCGCCCGCGTCTCGTCGGTGAGCGGGATGTGCAGCGATACGATATCGCTCTCCGCCAGCAGGCGCTCGAGCGGCACGAACTCATAGGGCACATCGCGCGGGCTGCGCGCGGTGTAGACGATCTTTGCCCCCAGCGCCGCCAGCGCGGGCGCCAGCAGCTGCGCCGAATGGCCGAAACCGACGAGCCCGATCGTGCGCCCGGCGATTTCGCCGACCTGATCGAGTTCGGACGGATCGGCGGTCCACCCCTCCCCGGCCCGCGTCCGTGCATCGAAGAAGCAGGTGCGGCGCAGCACCGCCATCATCAGCGACAGCGCCATTTCGGCGACCGCCTGGCTGTTGGTGCCGGGCATGTTGCACACGGCAACGCCATGATCGCGCGCCGCGTCGAGCGCGATGGTGTTCACCCCGACGCCGAGCTTCTGGATCAGCTCGAGCTTCGGCGCCGACGCGATGAAGCCTGGAGTCACCGGCGTGAGCACGTGGAGAAGTGCGGTAATCTCGCTCGCCACGCCGTCCAGCGGCTCGGCCTCGTCGACATGCGTCACGACGCCTGCGCCGAAAATAGCGTCGACCGCGTCGCGGAAGCCGGGGCTCGGGCGCGCGTGGAGGACGATCATGCGGGCACGCGGCCGATCGCGCCGGCGAAGGCCGAAAAGCCCGCGAACACCGCATCGGGACCCATCGCTTCCTCGATGCGCAGCATCTCGTTCCACTTCGCCATGCGTTCGGAGCGCGTGAAGCTGCCGACCTTCAACTGCCCCGCGTCCCAGCCGGTCGCGAGATGCGCGATGGTGACATCCTCGCTTTCGCCCGAGCGCGCCGAGACGATCGCGCCCCAGCCGCGCACGACCGCGGCGTCGAGCGCCGCCTTGGCCTCGGTGACCGTGCCGACCTGGTTGACCTTGATCAGCGCCGCGTTGCACACCGCTGCGTCGCTTGCGCGCACGACACGCTCGGCATTGGTGACGAGGACATCGTCACCAATGATCTGGACGTGGTCGCCGATCGCGGCGGTCACGGCGGCCATCGCCGTCCAGTCGTCCTGCCCCGCAGGATCCTCGATCGACAGGATCGGATAGCGCCGCGCCCATTCGACGATGCGCGCCGCCATCGCTTCGCTCGTCAGGCGCCCGTCGTCGAGCGCGAGGCTGTAGCCCGAAGCATCGCCAAGTTCGTTGGCGGCAATATCGAGCGAGATGAAGACGTCTTCGCCTGCACGGTGGCCGCTCGCCTCGATCGCCTTGGTTAGCGTGTCGAGCGCGTCCTCGTTCGACGCGAAGTTCGGCCACCAGCCGCCCTCGTCGGCGACCCCGGTGAGCGGACCCTTCGCTTCCATCAGCCGGCCGGCGGCGCGGTACACGTCGTCGGTGATTTCGAGCGCGCGACGAAAGCTGCCTGCCTTCGGGCACATGACCATGAAATCCTGCACGTCGGTGCGGCGTCCCGCGTGCGCCCCGCCGCCGAAAATCTGGATCTCGGGAAGCGGGATGCGGACCTTGCGTCCGCCTGCAAGGTAACGCCACAACGGTTCGCGCGCGTCCGCCGCCGCCGCATGCACCACCGCCATCGACACCGCGACCACCGCATTGGCGCCAAGCCGCGCCTTGTTGGGAGTGCCGTCGAGGTCGCACAGCAGCTGATCGACCGCCGCCTGCTCGCGCGCGTCCATACCGGCGATCGCGCCGGCGATCTCGGCGCCGATTCCTGCCACCGCGCCGTTGACGCCATAGCCGCCAAAGGCGTCGCCGCCGTCGCGCAGGTCGATCGCTTCATGCGCGCCGCGCGAGGCGCCCGCCGGGGCGATCGCACGTCCGACCACGCCCGATTCGAGCACGACTTCGGCCTCGACCGTAGGGCGGCCACGCGAATCCCAGAGCTGGCGGCCTGTGACGGAGGCGATGCGCGAGGTCATGAACTAGTCCTTTTCCAGAAGGCGACGAGCGCGTCGATCGGCTGCGGCGCGAGAATGAGCGCGCGCGCCTGATCGCGCACGACATGCTTGTGACCGGGATCGGTCAGATAGGGCGCGGGCGACTTGCCCTCGACGCGCGCGAGGAGCAGCGCGGCGGTGAGCTTGCCCGCGCGGAGCAGAAGGTCGGCGGCGTCTTCCCAGTCGATCCGGGCACGATAGGCTTCGACCAGCGCGACCGCGGCCTCGCGCAGCCGGGCGTCGTCCAGCCACACCGCCTTGAGGAGCAGGTGCGTGGTGCAGAATGCAAGATCGAAGGCCGGATCGCCATAGACCGCGCATTCAGCGTCGAGGAACACCGGTCCGTCGGCGCTGACAAGGATATTCTTGGGGCTGACGTCGCCGTGGACGAGCGCGATCTTGCACGCGGCCAGATCGTCGGCGAGCGCGGTCAGTACCGGCGCGAGTTCGGCGTCGTTCCGCGCCACATGGAGCAGGAAGGGATCGACACGCAGGGCGCGGAACATCGCATCGTTGGGGAAGGCGGCGCGATCGCGGTCGCTGTGTGCCGTGACGGCGTGAACCGCGGCAATCCCCTGCCCCACCTGCGCCGCGAAAGCGGGATCGACCCGCCCCGCGGTCAGCTCGTCCTTCCACATCGGACAGCCCGGCAGGAATCGCATCGCAAAGCCGTATCCGGGCAGCTCGGCCAGCACTTCGGGCACCAGATGCGGGTCGACCCCGCGCGCCCGGCGCAGCCAGCGCACCTCGCTCTGCCCGCGCTCGACGGGTGCGTGCCATTCGGCGGCGACGCGCAACTGCTCGAGCGGCCGCTTGACGACGATCGGGCCCGATTGCGCCTCGACCTTCCACACGTCGCACGACACGCCGCCGGTCAGGGGTTCGAGCCGAACGTCGCCCGCCCCGACCAGCCCGGCCGCGCGCAGCCCCTCGACAATATCGGCGGGCGCCGTGTCCACTTACAGCTTCTCCCGGATCCACGCGCCGACAAGGTCGGCGGCGTTCTGCCGTTCCTCGATCGAATCCTCGAAATAATGCGCGCCGGGGATCAGTTCGAGCGTCTTGTCGGTCGAGCCGAGGAAGTCGAAGATCTTGCGCGCATCGCTCGG includes:
- a CDS encoding aminoglycoside phosphotransferase family protein, with translation MDTAPADIVEGLRAAGLVGAGDVRLEPLTGGVSCDVWKVEAQSGPIVVKRPLEQLRVAAEWHAPVERGQSEVRWLRRARGVDPHLVPEVLAELPGYGFAMRFLPGCPMWKDELTAGRVDPAFAAQVGQGIAAVHAVTAHSDRDRAAFPNDAMFRALRVDPFLLHVARNDAELAPVLTALADDLAACKIALVHGDVSPKNILVSADGPVFLDAECAVYGDPAFDLAFCTTHLLLKAVWLDDARLREAAVALVEAYRARIDWEDAADLLLRAGKLTAALLLARVEGKSPAPYLTDPGHKHVVRDQARALILAPQPIDALVAFWKRTSS
- a CDS encoding NAD(P)-dependent oxidoreductase, which codes for MIVLHARPSPGFRDAVDAIFGAGVVTHVDEAEPLDGVASEITALLHVLTPVTPGFIASAPKLELIQKLGVGVNTIALDAARDHGVAVCNMPGTNSQAVAEMALSLMMAVLRRTCFFDARTRAGEGWTADPSELDQVGEIAGRTIGLVGFGHSAQLLAPALAALGAKIVYTARSPRDVPYEFVPLERLLAESDIVSLHIPLTDETRASIDPFAMKKGAILVNTARGELVDQARLVEALTSGQLRGAGLDVFAEEPLPRGNPLLGLPGVVLAPHIAWLTPETLVRSLTVAHENCRRLTAGEPLLHQVI
- the eno gene encoding phosphopyruvate hydratase, which gives rise to MTSRIASVTGRQLWDSRGRPTVEAEVVLESGVVGRAIAPAGASRGAHEAIDLRDGGDAFGGYGVNGAVAGIGAEIAGAIAGMDAREQAAVDQLLCDLDGTPNKARLGANAVVAVSMAVVHAAAADAREPLWRYLAGGRKVRIPLPEIQIFGGGAHAGRRTDVQDFMVMCPKAGSFRRALEITDDVYRAAGRLMEAKGPLTGVADEGGWWPNFASNEDALDTLTKAIEASGHRAGEDVFISLDIAANELGDASGYSLALDDGRLTSEAMAARIVEWARRYPILSIEDPAGQDDWTAMAAVTAAIGDHVQIIGDDVLVTNAERVVRASDAAVCNAALIKVNQVGTVTEAKAALDAAVVRGWGAIVSARSGESEDVTIAHLATGWDAGQLKVGSFTRSERMAKWNEMLRIEEAMGPDAVFAGFSAFAGAIGRVPA